Proteins found in one Stigmatella aurantiaca genomic segment:
- a CDS encoding DegT/DnrJ/EryC1/StrS family aminotransferase, giving the protein MEEVKMSQKLFVPSLPTLWPGMLLAQKDSSAFQPFCAPNVRYFYFARNAVWLTVKMLGLDKGEVLVPAYHHGVEIEALVDAGATPRFYRVGSRWDVDLEDVARKITPKTKALYLIHYAGFPGPAAEMRKLADQHGIPLIEDCALSLLSSDGPVPLGTTGDVGIFCLYKTLPVPNGGALTINGPRQYSLPQPPEPPLLSTFSHTVSALLQNLELRGGGVGRGLRSLIRGLGRGTVKAASIERVATGTQHFNRAHVDLGMSPLTQRIALSQDLEHIVETRRRNYFFLLGRLRDISPPLFNQLPAGVSPLFYPLVVENKEEVLERLRARGIDVIDFWKRFHPACDAAEFPEVAQLRRSIVEIPCHQDLSPEVMAQVASAVREVLTQGRGNRKQTG; this is encoded by the coding sequence ATGGAAGAAGTGAAGATGTCCCAGAAGCTGTTCGTCCCGTCCCTGCCCACGCTCTGGCCGGGCATGCTCCTGGCGCAGAAGGACTCGAGCGCCTTCCAGCCCTTCTGCGCGCCCAACGTGCGCTACTTCTACTTCGCCCGGAACGCCGTGTGGCTCACGGTGAAGATGCTGGGGCTCGACAAGGGCGAGGTGCTCGTGCCGGCCTACCACCACGGCGTGGAGATCGAAGCGCTCGTGGACGCGGGCGCCACGCCCCGCTTCTACCGCGTGGGTTCGCGGTGGGACGTGGACCTGGAGGACGTGGCGCGGAAAATCACGCCGAAGACCAAGGCCCTGTACCTCATCCACTACGCGGGCTTCCCGGGGCCGGCCGCGGAGATGCGCAAGCTGGCGGACCAGCATGGAATCCCGCTCATCGAGGACTGCGCCCTGTCGCTGCTGTCCTCGGACGGGCCGGTGCCGCTGGGCACCACGGGCGATGTCGGCATCTTCTGCCTCTACAAGACGCTGCCGGTGCCCAACGGGGGTGCGCTGACCATCAACGGCCCCCGGCAGTACAGCCTGCCGCAGCCGCCCGAGCCGCCGCTGCTGTCCACCTTCAGCCACACCGTGTCGGCGTTGCTGCAGAACCTGGAGCTGCGCGGGGGTGGGGTGGGCCGCGGCCTGCGCAGCCTCATCCGGGGCCTGGGGCGCGGCACGGTGAAGGCCGCCAGCATCGAGCGCGTGGCCACGGGCACGCAGCACTTCAACCGCGCGCACGTGGACCTGGGCATGAGCCCGCTCACCCAGCGCATCGCCCTGTCGCAGGACCTGGAGCACATCGTCGAGACGCGGCGGCGCAACTACTTCTTCCTGCTGGGGCGGCTGCGGGACATCTCGCCGCCGCTGTTCAACCAGCTCCCCGCGGGCGTCAGCCCGCTCTTCTACCCGCTGGTGGTGGAGAACAAGGAGGAGGTGCTGGAGCGGCTGCGCGCGCGCGGCATCGACGTCATCGACTTCTGGAAGCGGTTCCACCCGGCCTGTGACGCGGCGGAGTTCCCGGAGGTGGCCCAGCTGCGCCGCTCCATCGTGGAGATTCCGTGCCACCAGGATCTCTCGCCCGAGGTGATGGCGCAGGTGGCCAGCGCGGTGCGCGAGGTGCTGACGCAGGGCCGTGGCAATCGCAAGCAGACGGGCTGA
- a CDS encoding GNAT family N-acetyltransferase, producing MEARQLAPAPSVQEVTDRTGFMALASEWNALVEATGNEVFYRHEFIRIWIDNFAPSAQLRVLTLRDGEGRLTAVLPLMAERVPMYGIPVRQLSATANPHSCRFDLVAREPEGAAAAFLAHLRADRSWDVLRLTDVPEGGSGWKLAEAAKAAGLATGAWESLQSPYVPLPATWEAYQASLQSKFKANCRRRRKKLEEKGRVTFERIDGGLALDGKLEEGFALEQSGWKGQRGTAMAQDAATRGFYTELARDAAYAGKLSLYYLRLDGRAVAFQYGLVHDGRYFLLKPGYDENLKECSPGQLLMDEVLADCISRGLREFDFLGPDMVWKRDWTDKVRRHTWLFLFNDSAFGRALCAAKFRWVPAAKEVVARWKK from the coding sequence ATGGAAGCCAGACAGCTTGCCCCCGCTCCGAGTGTCCAGGAAGTCACGGACCGGACGGGGTTCATGGCCCTCGCATCCGAGTGGAACGCGCTCGTGGAGGCCACGGGCAACGAGGTGTTCTACCGGCACGAGTTCATCCGCATCTGGATCGACAACTTTGCCCCGAGCGCGCAGCTGCGCGTGTTGACCCTGCGGGACGGGGAGGGGCGCCTGACGGCGGTGCTGCCGCTGATGGCCGAGCGGGTGCCGATGTATGGCATCCCCGTCCGGCAGCTCTCGGCCACGGCCAACCCCCACTCGTGCCGGTTCGACCTGGTGGCCCGGGAGCCCGAAGGGGCCGCGGCGGCGTTCCTCGCGCACCTGCGGGCGGACCGGAGCTGGGATGTGCTGCGGCTGACGGACGTGCCGGAAGGTGGCTCGGGCTGGAAGCTGGCCGAGGCCGCGAAGGCGGCGGGGCTGGCCACGGGGGCGTGGGAGTCGCTCCAGTCGCCCTATGTGCCGCTGCCGGCCACCTGGGAGGCGTACCAGGCCTCGCTCCAGTCCAAGTTCAAGGCGAACTGCCGCCGGCGGCGCAAGAAGCTGGAGGAGAAGGGGCGCGTCACGTTCGAGCGGATCGACGGCGGCCTGGCGCTGGACGGCAAGCTGGAGGAGGGCTTCGCCCTCGAGCAGAGCGGCTGGAAGGGGCAGCGCGGCACGGCGATGGCGCAGGACGCGGCCACGCGGGGCTTCTACACGGAGCTGGCGCGTGATGCGGCGTACGCGGGCAAGCTGTCGCTCTACTACCTGCGCCTGGACGGGCGGGCCGTGGCCTTCCAGTACGGCCTGGTGCATGACGGGCGCTACTTCCTGCTCAAGCCCGGGTACGACGAGAACCTGAAGGAGTGCAGCCCGGGCCAGCTCCTGATGGACGAGGTGCTCGCCGACTGCATCTCGCGGGGGCTGCGCGAGTTCGACTTCCTGGGGCCGGACATGGTGTGGAAGCGCGACTGGACGGACAAGGTCCGGCGCCACACCTGGCTGTTCCTCTTCAACGATTCCGCGTTTGGCCGCGCGCTGTGCGCGGCGAAGTTCCGTTGGGTACCCGCAGCAAAAGAGGTGGTGGCGCGATGGAAGAAGTGA